In Malassezia vespertilionis chromosome 4, complete sequence, the DNA window gcgacttgcgccgcgcgagctggGATAGACGGCCTAGTTTTGTCATGGTCGCGGTCAAATCGCGCGATACTTGCTGGGCACGCTCTGTGAATTCGGGCTGCGTGCCAAGggggcgctgcggcggcgctgcggggCGCGATGGTACAGCGTACTTATTGAGCGCTACATGGAAATCCGACAAGCGGTCTTTTACAGACGGCGCGTACGGTAGCGCTGCGGCATAGGACATGGCGGccagcgcaggcggcggcggcgtggagGGGGGGTGCTGACTAACCCGGCCGGCGCGTCCCGGCCGTGTCGTTAATGGATGTTTGTTGATTGGCTAGCGCCCAGCGTCCCTGTGCCGcaacgcagcgctgcgggTTGCGAACGATTTCGATGAGCCTGTTTGCTTgcatgtcgcgctcgccgctggcggtgcgccaaagcgtcatgggcgctgcacgctTTGCGCCCAACTCTCTTGTGCTGCCACAGCCGTCGCGCACTCTCACAACCTCGCCGATcgtacgcgcgcttccCTGGGCGCGCAATGTCAAAACGGTACACATGTCCGAGCCGCAGGACTTAAAGAACTTGAACCACGTCCGCATGGACCGCCCCATCTCTCCTGAACTGAGCATTTACCAGCCGCAGCTGACGTGGTACAGTTCAATCTTTAACCGTATCACGGGCGTCGGGATGAGTGTCCTCTTGTACGGCTACTGCATGAGCTATGCCGTGCTGCCCTTTACGGGCTATGGCGAGCTTTTGTCCTCGGTAAATGTGATCCAGTTTTTCCACGAGCTCCCGGTCTGGGCCAAGCTCCTTGTCAAGGCGCCGCTCGCAGCCACCTTTTCGTTTCACACGTTCAACGGCATGCGTCACTTGTCGTGGGACAGCGGCTACTTTTTGGACTTGAAAACTTCCTACATGGCCGGATACACCGTCATTGGCGCATCGATTTTGGCGACGGTCGGTCTTTGTATGCTGTAAAGATAGCAACGTAGCCGACCTTTTGCTTTCtttcttttttttttttctttttTCGTAAAAAGAATCAAAGATGCTCACACGTACTTACGCCCCACCCCCCCCGCCTTGCCGTTTCTACACGTGTCTACGGATTCAAGTTGCCCACaatgcgcgacggcgtcgaCATCTCAATGTGGAAGTCGTCGGCGGGGTGGCGGTACAGCGGCGTCTTGAGGCGCTTTTGGTCGAGATGGTGGCCAATGAAGCCCACCGTTCTGCCGAGGGTAAAGAGTCCGTTGAGCACGCCGATTTGCATGTACTCGTCAGCCTCCTCGCGGGtaaatgcgccgctctcaCGCAAGAGATCGACAAAGCAGACGGCAATGCACCCATCCACGTTCAGAATCAAGGTCTCCTTCTTTGCGGTGGtgacgcgctcgacggcCAGTGCATAGTCGAGCATCTTGTGCGACTCAAAGTTTGTCATCACGTAGTCTTTCACCACTTGCACGCGGTAGTCGGGATTCGACACACTCTTGATGCGGTGGCCAATGCCCGGAATGAGTTTATTGGCTTTGCGCATAGCgtcgacaaactcgcgcggAGTGAGGCCGCAGTCGTacgccgcggcaaactcgcgcgctgcattgtCCAAGGCGCCGCCGAAGCGGTCGCCAATGGTCAAGAGACCGGCAACGAGCGAAGAGATGAGGTCTTTGCCCGCACGCGAGGTAATGATGGTGTTCATTGCGCCACTCACCGCGGGGCCGTGGTCGGCAGTGAGCATAAGTGCCATCTCGATAAACTTGGTACACACGGGCGGCAACGGGCGCTTGAACCAGAGCAAGGAAACGACGCCGCCAATGCCCATCTCCGAGTCAAACACGTCCGAGATCTTTACGCCCGAGTACATGagctcagcgccgcgctcatCCGAGATGGTCGAGATGAATGCGGCGGGCTTGCGCACCAGCCCAAGCTCCTGCGCCCACTTGTAGTCCATCGGGATCGCTGGCGGCGGGCGCTCTGGCTTGGGCACAATGGTCGAGTCGCGTACAAGACGCTCGTACgtttcgcgcacggccttgGGCAGGTCTTCAAACGTGTCGGGCACAATGAAtccagccgcgcgcatcgccgcgttCTTCGCCACGGCCGTTTCCGCCGTGCTGTTTGCCATGGAGCCCGCGTGGCCAAACTGGACTTCGGTGGCAAACATATCGGCGCAGGTGCCAATCGCCCAGGCGACAATGGGCTTGGTGATGCGCCCTTGCTTGACCGCGTCAATGACGCGGTACTCCTCCACGCCGCCGACCTCGCCAAGAAGCAAAAGCATCTTGCAGTTCACGTCCTTTTCGTAGCGCAGCAGGTGGTCCAAGAATGTGGTGGCGGGGTAGCGATCACCGCCAATCGCCACACCCTCGTACGTGCCGTTGCTGTTGATCGACAAGATATTGTTCAGCTCGTTGGACATGCCGCCAGACTTGGACACGTAGCCGACCGACCCGGGGCGGTATAGCTTGGAGGCCACAATGTTGTCCATCATCCCGCCCGAGTTGCCGATACGGAAGCAGCCCGGCTTGATCCCACCGACCGTGGCGGGGCCAATCACCAAAACATTggcatgctgcgcgcgccacaaAATCTCTCGCGCGTGGCGCTCGGGCACGCCCTCGGCAatgagcgcaagcgcgcgaatCTGGGgaatgcgcagcacctcgAGGGTAGACGCGTAGACCGAGCGGCTCGAGGCAAAGTTTACGACGACGTCCGCGTCGCGGTGCTTGGCAGCGGCCTCCGCGACGCTGGTGTAGACGGGCAAGAGCGTTTCCTTGGTGCCCCAGTAGAATTTCTGAATATGGTGCCCGCCAAAGGGGTAGATCATCGCGGCGACCGACGGTACCGCACGGCCGCAGGAAAAGTCAAAGTCGAGCATGCCCtggatggcgcgcggctgcagTCCATAAatgagcgcgcgcgtgtttTCGTCAAAGGGCAAGTACCATGGGCGCTTGTCGGGGCCCGCGGCAGTGTCAAACTGCACAATCTGGTCCTGCGgctggacgcgctcgcCCGTGTGGGGATTCACCGCACCCACACGCTCCTCCACCACGTCGGCAGTCTCGTTCGCGGAGACAGGCTCTGGCTGGGAGATAAGAGGCGGCTTGCTGTCCTGCTCAATCTGCGCCTCGGTTTTgaggccgagcgcgagagGGACAATGTCGGTAATGTGCGTCTCGGGGCCAAAGACTTTGATCTGGACGCCGAGGTCGTCGCCGAGGAggcgcattgcacgcagCCCTTCTTGGTAGTTGgggccgccgcggcgcacaaagatacgcacgctgtgctgcgcaagcgcaagctggtACTGCTTGAGCGCGCGGATGATGCCTTTGAACGTCGCGGCCACGTTGGTGAAATTCGCAatgccgccgccaatgATAAGCGTCTTACCGTCGGGATGCGGCTCGCCGCGGGTGATGAGGTCGAGCACGGTCTTGGCATACTCAAACGTCTGCGTCTcggtcggcgcgccagagTACTCGCCATAGTTGGCGAGCTCGTTCGCATAGCCGTGGGCGGCAATCGCGTCGCTGTACACGACcgaggcgccgccgcccgcgaCCATGGTCCAGATACGCCCGGCGGGATTGAGCACGGTGAGTTTCAGCGAGGCTCCGGTGCCGGCATCAAGCTTCGCAATGTACGCCTCCTCGGGCGTGAGGTCGCGGCCAAACGGCGGCGGCCAAACCATGGGGGGGCCGCGGTCTTCGCCGCGGACGGCGccctgcgcaagcttgtCGTTGTACACGCTcggatcgcgcgcaatcgCCCACTTGGGGCCGCAAATAAAGTCGGCTGTCTGGTCGAGCTTTGCGGCCATGTCCAGGTAGTAAATATTTTTTTCCTTGGTCATCACCAGCGGGTTGATCTCGAGGTAGGCAAAGTGCAGGTCGACATAGACGCTGTACAGACGCATCAAAAAGTCGGTCAGTGCGTCTTTCTTGTCCGCAGAAACATCAGGGAGCAGCGTATCCACCCATGTCGCGCGGTCCGGAAAGGGCAACTCGGGGTTCGCGGGGATGAGCAGCTTCTTGGCTTTGGTGTCCACATCGCCGACGTCCACACCGCCCTCATGGGTAAAGAGAAGATAATCGCCCTCGCGCGCAGAGTTGATGCACACATAAAACTCCTCGTCCGCACCGTGGGGGCAAAAGGGCTCCACGATGAAATTGTTCAGTGTGCCCGTGACAGACTCGacctgctgcgccttgcccgcccgcgccgcaatCCACGCTTGCGCGTCATTCCAGTCAGCGTCGAGCTTGAGCAAGCCCGCCTTGCCTCTCCGCTTAATCAATTGGTCGGGCTTGACCACAAGTTTGGTCGTGTGGACCCAGGACGGCAGCGTATCGGGAAACGTGAGGGTGTTGGTGTCTGCATCCCACGCaacttgcacagcgcgcgcggtcgGCGCAACAAACGCTGCAGACGCTTTTGCTTTTTCGTGTGCATCCGGCGCACGGGGCAGCCAGTAGTTGATCAAGAGTTTCGCATCGATCTCGTGAATCGGCTTCGACGACATGGTCCGAGACGGGAAGaatgcgtgcgccgcgcacggtgTGCCCTGTTCGTGCGACACACGGACCAATCATGGAATTAATTGTATGAACAAGCCACGTGGTTATGGTGTTGGGCGCACCCCAACGAATCtaggcgcagcgcgcacagactACCCAGTTGTGTACACTCTACAAACTAGCGCAGCGCGGTTTGCAGCCGGTAAGcgagcggcagcgcggcggggTTTTCGGTGGTGGACAAGAGGTTGACCACGTCGCGGAAGGTCTATTGTCAG includes these proteins:
- the acl1 gene encoding ATP citrate synthase (COG:C; EggNog:ENOG503NU5J), translated to MSSKPIHEIDAKLLINYWLPRAPDAHEKAKASAAFVAPTARAVQVAWDADTNTLTFPDTLPSWVHTTKLVVKPDQLIKRRGKAGLLKLDADWNDAQAWIAARAGKAQQVESVTGTLNNFIVEPFCPHGADEEFYVCINSAREGDYLLFTHEGGVDVGDVDTKAKKLLIPANPELPFPDRATWVDTLLPDVSADKKDALTDFLMRLYSVYVDLHFAYLEINPLVMTKEKNIYYLDMAAKLDQTADFICGPKWAIARDPSVYNDKLAQGAVRGEDRGPPMVWPPPFGRDLTPEEAYIAKLDAGTGASLKLTVLNPAGRIWTMVAGGGASVVYSDAIAAHGYANELANYGEYSGAPTETQTFEYAKTVLDLITRGEPHPDGKTLIIGGGIANFTNVAATFKGIIRALKQYQLALAQHSVRIFVRRGGPNYQEGLRAMRLLGDDLGVQIKVFGPETHITDIVPLALGLKTEAQIEQDSKPPLISQPEPVSANETADVVEERVGAVNPHTGERVQPQDQIVQFDTAAGPDKRPWYLPFDENTRALIYGLQPRAIQGMLDFDFSCGRAVPSVAAMIYPFGGHHIQKFYWGTKETLLPVYTSVAEAAAKHRDADVVVNFASSRSVYASTLEVLRIPQIRALALIAEGVPERHAREILWRAQHANVLVIGPATVGGIKPGCFRIGNSGGMMDNIVASKLYRPGSVGYVSKSGGMSNELNNILSINSNGTYEGVAIGGDRYPATTFLDHLLRYEKDVNCKMLLLLGEVGGVEEYRVIDAVKQGRITKPIVAWAIGTCADMFATEVQFGHAGSMANSTAETAVAKNAAMRAAGFIVPDTFEDLPKAVRETYERLVRDSTIVPKPERPPPAIPMDYKWAQELGLVRKPAAFISTISDERGAELMYSGVKISDVFDSEMGIGGVVSLLWFKRPLPPVCTKFIEMALMLTADHGPAVSGAMNTIITSRAGKDLISSLVAGLLTIGDRFGGALDNAAREFAAAYDCGLTPREFVDAMRKANKLIPGIGHRIKSVSNPDYRVQVVKDYVMTNFESHKMLDYALAVERVTTAKKETLILNVDGCIAVCFVDLLRESGAFTREEADEYMQIGVLNGLFTLGRTVGFIGHHLDQKRLKTPLYRHPADDFHIEMSTPSRIVGNLNP
- the SDH3 gene encoding cytochrome b subunit of succinate dehydrogenase, Sdh3p (COG:G; EggNog:ENOG503P4H8; TransMembrane:2 (i87-110o172-191i)), yielding MSRSPLAVRQSVMGAARFAPNSLVLPQPSRTLTTSPIVRALPWARNVKTVHMSEPQDLKNLNHVRMDRPISPELSIYQPQLTWYSSIFNRITGVGMSVLLYGYCMSYAVLPFTGYGELLSSVNVIQFFHELPVWAKLLVKAPLAATFSFHTFNGMRHLSWDSGYFLDLKTSYMAGYTVIGASILATVGLCML